TGGTGTCGTTGCGATCCGCATGTCAGGCTTTTTCCCGCGCCCGTTCGCGTTTCAGCTTGACCATTTTGCGGGTGATCATCTGGCGGCGCATGGCGCTGATATGGTCGATGAACAGGACACCGTTCAGGTGATCCAGCTCATGCTGGGCGCAGGTGGCCCAGAGACCGTCGAAGTCTTCCTCATGCTGCTTTCCGTCCAGACCGAGCCAGCTCATTTTGACCTGCGCGGGCCGGGTGACTTCGGCATATTGGTCGGGGATCGACAGGCAGCCTTCGTCATAGACATTCGGCTCCTCCGATTCCCAGGTCACCTCCGGGTTGATCAGCACCATCGGGCGCGGCTCTGCCTCCGGGTCGCGCTGAGCGTCCATCACGAAGATGCGGCTCAGCACGCCGACCTGCGGGGCGGCGAGACCGATGCCCGGTGCGTCATACATGGTCGCCAGCATGTCGGCGGCCAGGGTTTCCACGTCCGGGGTGATGCGGGCCACGGGCTCGCATTGCTTTTTCAGGCGCGGATCGGGGTGAATGAGGATGGGGCGAAGTGTCATGGGGGTGATCTAGGACAAGGCTTGGCGCGGCGCAATATCCCGCTTAATCATGCGCTCAACAGGAGGCAGTCATGCAGAAATACGATTTTGACGAGATCATTGAGCGTCGCGGCACCAATTGCAACAAATGGGACGATATGGAGGCGACTTATGGCGTCTCGTCCGATGACGGGCTGGCGATGTGGGTGGCGGACATGGATTTCCGTCCGCCGGAGACGGTGCAGGCTGCGGTTGAGAAGCTGGCCGCGCATGGGGTTTATGGCTATCCGGCGGGTCATCCCGGCTATTTGCCGGGCATTCAGTGGTGGATGGAAGAACGTCACGGCTGGCGGATCGAGCAGGACTGGATCCTGACCGCATTGGGGCTGGTCAACGGC
The genomic region above belongs to Paracoccus sp. SCSIO 75233 and contains:
- the def gene encoding peptide deformylase translates to MTLRPILIHPDPRLKKQCEPVARITPDVETLAADMLATMYDAPGIGLAAPQVGVLSRIFVMDAQRDPEAEPRPMVLINPEVTWESEEPNVYDEGCLSIPDQYAEVTRPAQVKMSWLGLDGKQHEEDFDGLWATCAQHELDHLNGVLFIDHISAMRRQMITRKMVKLKRERAREKA